The DNA region GATCGGATCAGGTGATGTATCAGGAAGGTTGCCTTACTTGCAAGAATTGCGGAAGCTCGAAGTGTGGGTAATTCCTGAGTCATTGCGAGCAGAACGAAGCAATCTCGTTTTTGCCAGTAGTAAAAAATTTAGGAGCCGGGAACCTGCTTTCCGCTTTTACTCCTCGCGCCAAAGCTTTTTCCAACGCTTGCTGTGGGGTAACCGCTTCAATCAGGGCTAGAATTCCGTGATAGAAACCAATGAGGATAAAAAAACACAATTCGTCCTTGCGAGGAATGGAGCGCAGCGGAATGACGAAGCAATCTCAATCAATAACTTTTCGGAATTCTCAATGGAATTCTTATCATCGAGATTGCCGCGCTCCGCTGCGTTCCGCTCGCAATGAAGATGGATGCAAAAATCCCTGAAAATCCGTGCAGTCTGTGCGCAAAAAATCCGTAATTTTGTAAATCTCAAAAAACGATTAATAATATTCTTAAAAAAATAAAAATGAGTCAATTCGATGTTACCATTATCGGTTCAGGTCCTGGTGGTTATGTTGCGGCAATCAGAGCGGCACAGTTGGGTTTCAAAACAGCAATTATTGAAAAATATCCCGTGATGGGCGGAACCTGCCTGAATGTAGGATGTATCCCGTCCAAAGCGATGCTCGACAGCTCGGAGCATTTCGAAAACGCAAAGCATAACTTCGCCAACCACGGAATCATCATCGATGAGCCGAAAGCGGATTTGGCAAGAATGGTGGAGAGAAAAAACGAAGTTGTGGACCAAACCACCAAAGGAATTAAATTCCTGATGGATAAAAACAAGGTGACCGTTTTTGAAGGAGTGGGTAGCTTCGAATCGCCGACACAGGTTAAAGTGACGAAAAACGACGGTTCATCCGAAGTGATCGACTCCAAATACGTGATTATCGCAACAGGTTCTAAACCATCGAACTTGCCGTTCATCACTTTAGATAAAGAAAGAATCATCACTTCCACAGAAGCGTTGAAGCTGAAGGAAATTCCGAAAAAGCTACTGGTAATCGGTGGTGGAGTAATCGGGCTTGAATTGGGTTCCGTTTATTTACGATTGGGAGCAGAAGTGACCGTGATCGAATTTATGGATAAGATTATCCCTGGAATGGACGGCGCTCTGTCGAAAGAACTTCAGAAAGTCCTGAAAAAGCAGGGAATGAAATTCGAACTTTCAACCGCTGTTTCAGCCGTGGAAAGAAACGGAGACTCGGTGAAAGTAACCGCCAAGAATAAGAAAGGCGATGAGGTGACTTTCGAGGGAGATTACTGTTTGGTTTCTGTTGGTAGAAAACCTTATACAGAAGGACTTTCGCTCGAAAAAGCTGGAGTTGATCTGGACGAAAGAGGAAGGGTAAAAGTGAATGAGCATCTTCAAACCAATGTTGCGAATATTTATGCGATCGGTGATGTGGTTCAAGGAGCGATGTTGGCTCACAAAGCTTCAGAGGAAGGCGTTTTGGTCGTGGAACAGTTGGCTGGACAAAAACCGCACATCAACTATAACCTGATTCCTGGCGTAGTTTATACTTGGCCGGAAGTTGCGGGTGTCGGAAAAACCGAAGAGCAGCTGAAAGCAGAAGGAGTTGCAATAAAAGTGGGCAATTTCCCGATGAGGGCTTTAGGAAGAAGCCGTGCTTCAGGGGATTTGGATGGTTTCATCAAAATTATTGCCGATGAGAAAACCGACGAAGTTCTGGGTGTTCACATGATCGGAGCAAGAGCCGCAGATATGATCGCAGCAGCAGTAACCGCAATGGAATTCCGTGCAAGTGCAGAAGATATCGCAAGAATGTCGCATGCTCACCCAACATTTGCTGAAGCTATTAAAGAAGCTGCGTTGGATGCAACGGGTAAGATTGCGATACATATGTAAGAAAGAAACAAGAAACAAGGCAAAAGAGACAAGTAGGGACAGATCGCGATCTGTCCACCAAGCAAAATAGTAAAGGCGCGATTGATCGCGTCTTTTTTGGTAATTTGAAACCGCAATTTGTAAAATGAATGAAATTATCAATCTTTCTGAGGAAACAGTTATCCTTGCGAGAAAACAATTTTTAAATGTAACTGGAGGAATCAATAAAAACCTCTATTTTATAGAGAGTGGGAGCTTGAGGATTTTTGTGATGAATGATGATCAAGAGCAAATTGTTAGATTGGGATATGAAGGGAATTTTATCGTTGCATTAGATTCATTCTTGACAGGTAAGCCGTCAGAATTCCTCATTCAAGCAATTAAGAGAACAGTATTAAAAGTTATTACGAAGCAACAAATTGATGAGTTCCTAAAAGATGAATCCAATCAGAAACTTTGGACTGAAATACTGGAAAATATCATTATTCAAAAAATGGAAAGAGAGGTTGATCTTTTGACAAATTCTCCATCTGAAAGGTATGAAAGGGTATTAAAAAGAAGTCCCCAACTTTTTCAGAAAATCCCCAATAAACACATCGCCAATTATTTAAGAATGAGTCCCGAAACTTTATGGCGATTGAAAAAGTCTTGACTTCGATCAACAGTTATCAATTACCTGTTTCTGAACTTTGCCTAAAATTTAAGAAATGCAATCTGCGGAAGTAATAAAAACGGTTTCAGAACAAGCAAAATTGGTTATAGAAAAAGCGGAACAATTAGCGAACCTCGATCTTCGCACATTAACTTGGAGAAGTAATGAAAGCTCCTGGAATATTTTGGAATGCTTGGAGCATCTGAATTTATACGGTGAATACTATTTACCACAAATCGAGAACAAAATTCAGCATTCGACTCCAAAAGAGGATTTAGAATTTAGGAGTGGAATTTTGGGAAATTACTTTGTGCAGAGTATGAAATAGCGCGTAATGTCAGTTTGAACGAAGTGAAGATTCCTACATCTTTTTCGCGTTTCATCAGAATAAAATTAGGTGATACTTTACTTTTTCATATCAATCATATTCAGCGACATTTAAACCAAATTGAAAGAATACAAGCAGCACAAATCAAATAGCGGATAAATCACAGGTTTTACAAATGCAAACCAAAAGTTAAACGTTGGTAAAACAATCAAAAAAATATATGAAAGACTCGAATACCATCAAAGACGGCGATTTCTGCAAAGTCACCGACGGCACACATAAAGGAAAATCTGGAATTGCGACCGATCTGAACATGAGCATAACAGGACATTTGACGATTACGATGGTTCAGGAAAGCGGCGTCCGTTTTAAGACTTAGCTAAAAACGTTGAGGTCGTCAAGAAATAACTTCCCTTTTCTGAAAATTGAATCTTCCCTTGATGAATCGGTTGAGGAAATTTCCCTTTGAAAAAGAACTTCGGAAATTTTCAAAAACATTCTGTGGAACCTGGAAATAATCGTAAACTTTTCCCGAAACAAACATTACTGTAAGTATCATTTGCTCAGGATTATAAGAATATTTTCTGATGAATTGTGATGGCATATTCATAAGATTACAATTTCTATTCCAACCAATTAACCTAAATTTGCAGCATGGAAATCGGTAAAACACAGCAGCTAAAAGTTTCTGAGAAAAACTCGTCGGGATATATTCTGGTCGATGAACATGATTGGAAGGCGTTTCTTCCCAAAATATTTGTTCACGATGAAATGGACGAAGGCGACGAAATTGAAGTCTTCGTTTACCAGGACGACGGTAAACTGAAAGCAACCACCGAAAAACCTAATGCGGAAGTAGGGGAGTTTGCGGTGATGAGCTGTGTGCAGAGTTTGCCAAGTGGCGCATTTATGGATTGGGGAATTATCAAAGACCTCTTCATTCCCTATACGCAGCAGAAACTGAAAATCCTCGAAGGAAAAAGATACCTTGTGTACATCTACATCGACGAAAAAACCGGACTGATTACCGGAACCACGAAGTTTAAGCGAAACCCGCAATATGTCGATCTTCCTTTTAAGAAAGGCGATAAGGTGAACTTGATAATCATGGGTGAAAGCGAGCTCGGCTGGAACGTGGTCATCAATAAGCAGTATATCGGGTTGATTTATGCGTCGGATGTCTTTAAAA from Chryseobacterium suipulveris includes:
- a CDS encoding KTSC domain-containing protein; translated protein: MILTVMFVSGKVYDYFQVPQNVFENFRSSFSKGNFLNRFIKGRFNFQKREVIS
- a CDS encoding RNA-binding protein, coding for MKDSNTIKDGDFCKVTDGTHKGKSGIATDLNMSITGHLTITMVQESGVRFKT
- the lpdA gene encoding dihydrolipoyl dehydrogenase; this encodes MSQFDVTIIGSGPGGYVAAIRAAQLGFKTAIIEKYPVMGGTCLNVGCIPSKAMLDSSEHFENAKHNFANHGIIIDEPKADLARMVERKNEVVDQTTKGIKFLMDKNKVTVFEGVGSFESPTQVKVTKNDGSSEVIDSKYVIIATGSKPSNLPFITLDKERIITSTEALKLKEIPKKLLVIGGGVIGLELGSVYLRLGAEVTVIEFMDKIIPGMDGALSKELQKVLKKQGMKFELSTAVSAVERNGDSVKVTAKNKKGDEVTFEGDYCLVSVGRKPYTEGLSLEKAGVDLDERGRVKVNEHLQTNVANIYAIGDVVQGAMLAHKASEEGVLVVEQLAGQKPHINYNLIPGVVYTWPEVAGVGKTEEQLKAEGVAIKVGNFPMRALGRSRASGDLDGFIKIIADEKTDEVLGVHMIGARAADMIAAAVTAMEFRASAEDIARMSHAHPTFAEAIKEAALDATGKIAIHM
- a CDS encoding Crp/Fnr family transcriptional regulator; its protein translation is MNEIINLSEETVILARKQFLNVTGGINKNLYFIESGSLRIFVMNDDQEQIVRLGYEGNFIVALDSFLTGKPSEFLIQAIKRTVLKVITKQQIDEFLKDESNQKLWTEILENIIIQKMEREVDLLTNSPSERYERVLKRSPQLFQKIPNKHIANYLRMSPETLWRLKKS
- a CDS encoding DinB family protein, with the protein product MQSAEVIKTVSEQAKLVIEKAEQLANLDLRTLTWRSNESSWNILECLEHLNLYGEYYLPQIENKIQHSTPKEDLEFRSGILGNYFVQSMK
- a CDS encoding CvfB family protein — protein: MEIGKTQQLKVSEKNSSGYILVDEHDWKAFLPKIFVHDEMDEGDEIEVFVYQDDGKLKATTEKPNAEVGEFAVMSCVQSLPSGAFMDWGIIKDLFIPYTQQKLKILEGKRYLVYIYIDEKTGLITGTTKFKRNPQYVDLPFKKGDKVNLIIMGESELGWNVVINKQYIGLIYASDVFKKLYPLSEETGYIKTIREDGKIDVSLQPQGYENNDEFQTIILKKLEQNYGLLYLSDKSTPEEIKDELQMSKKNFKKAIGGLYKDKKIEILEDKIRLL